A genomic segment from Glycine max cultivar Williams 82 chromosome 1, Glycine_max_v4.0, whole genome shotgun sequence encodes:
- the LOC100812101 gene encoding uncharacterized protein, which produces MVADALSHILENSSSTLLLLSVPCFTFLEELKSRLARDSVFQQLRQDISDNPKDYPETTPYEITFGKKPFNVSQYISSSSPVEAVNDLLTNREAIFKKIRKKLIKVQEVMKTIADTKRRNVNFEIGDWVMVILRPYRQSTVLGPHSKLAKRFYGLFQILARIGSATYKLQLPKGAKIHLVFHCSMLKKFHHPPSGDPTPFHPLPTIFIDNQHVISPLTILDTLLASDTANSKLQVLVQWQGFSPDDTSWED; this is translated from the exons ATGGTTGCAGATGCATTATCTCACATTTTGGAGAACTCGTCATCAACCTTGCTACTTCTGTCAGTACCATGTTTCACATTCTTGGAAGAGCTTAAGAGCCGGTTGGCCCGAGATTCAGTCTTTCAGCAACTCCGACAAGACATTAGCGATAACCCGAAAGATTATCCAGA GACAACTCCATACGAGATTACGTTTGGCAAGAAGCCATTTAATGTTTCTCAGTACATTTCCAGTTCTTCACCGGTAGAGGCCGTCAACGATTTATTAACTAATAGGGAagcaattttcaaaaaaattagaaagaagCTTATCAAAGTTCAAGAAGTAATGAAGACCATAGCTGACACTAAGAGAAGAAATGTTAATTTCGAAATAGGGGACTGGGTCATGGTTATACTCCGACCCTATCGTCAATCCACGGTTTTAGGCCCACATTCGAAGCTTGCCAAGAGATTTTATGGCCTATTCCAGATATTGGCTAGAATTGGTTCCGCAACTTACAAGCTGCAATTACCGAAAGGCGCCAAAATTCACCTTGTGTTCCATTGTTCCATGCTCAAGAAGTTCCATCATCCACCTTCTGGTGATCCTACACCATTTCATCCTTTACCAACTATATTCATTGATAATCAACATGTCATCAGTCCCTTGACTATATTGGACACTCTTCTGGCTTCTGATACTGCCAACTCCAAGTTACAAGTCTTAGTGCAGTGGCAAGGATTTTCACCAGATGACACGTCTTGGGAGGATTAG